From one Streptomyces sp. CA-210063 genomic stretch:
- a CDS encoding ATP-binding SpoIIE family protein phosphatase: MGPDTRAFLDGLAQELEPRADQFVDAVLQRLRRELPELWQYEDIAALAPVAVSEHVTAVLDVLEHRIDMADVTTPPAGIEFACRLAEHGVQISVLLRVYRLVHAGLLRLFLEETAPLTAAPELINAATITFSMMGFEYVDRTAEGAVAAYQRERDRWLQRRLIMINEASTRIGTTLDTVRTAQELADVGTDHFADLVTVDLLDSAFQEDGMEPAAAPSVVRRVAQQSVSDGCPDSAVGTGQTQVYPEESEPARALATGQPLRHRVTASDLPTWLAASADHRRALQTLGVHSVLLVPLWARGIPLGLAQFLRHQAADPFDDEDLLLAQEIASRAAVYIDNARRYTHERSTALTLQRSLLQHQIPEQTAVETACRYLPCGSRAGVGGDWYDVIPLSGARVALVVGDVVGRGLHASATMGRLRTAVRAFADIDLMPDDLLTHLNDVVIRLQREEERNADEISATCLYAVYDPVSRLCSLASAGHVPPAVVTPLTSGSRVGSASPAVYFPELPIGPPLGLGGLPFETAQFELPQGSLLALYTDGLIESRTRDVDAALAVLADILAQAPASLEDTCDELLHALLPTRPADDVALLLARTRALDADHVATLDLPSDPAVVADARKFISDLLAAWRLEDMAFTTELMVSELVTNAIRYGKAPIKLRMILQSTLTCEVSDASSTAPHLRRAQVFDEGGRGLLLVAALAHHWGTRHNREGKVIWAEQLLPAGGNLELGL, from the coding sequence CCGAACACGTCACCGCCGTTCTGGATGTTCTCGAGCACCGCATTGACATGGCCGACGTGACGACGCCACCTGCCGGCATCGAGTTCGCTTGCCGACTCGCTGAGCACGGGGTGCAAATCAGTGTCCTCCTACGCGTCTATCGGCTCGTCCACGCCGGTCTGCTTCGTCTGTTCCTTGAGGAGACAGCCCCTCTCACCGCAGCCCCGGAACTGATCAACGCGGCGACGATCACATTCAGCATGATGGGTTTCGAGTACGTCGATCGCACCGCGGAAGGGGCTGTTGCGGCGTACCAGAGGGAACGCGACCGTTGGCTGCAGCGGCGGCTGATCATGATCAATGAGGCCAGCACGCGGATCGGTACCACTCTGGACACCGTCCGCACCGCCCAGGAACTGGCGGATGTGGGTACCGACCATTTCGCTGATCTCGTCACCGTCGACCTACTCGACTCCGCGTTCCAGGAAGACGGCATGGAACCGGCAGCCGCTCCTTCGGTAGTCCGTCGGGTCGCCCAGCAGTCCGTGTCGGACGGCTGCCCGGACTCGGCAGTCGGCACAGGGCAGACGCAGGTCTACCCCGAGGAGTCGGAGCCGGCTCGCGCACTGGCCACCGGACAGCCCCTGCGGCACCGCGTCACGGCCTCGGACCTTCCCACATGGCTGGCGGCGTCTGCGGACCACAGACGTGCCCTTCAGACCCTCGGCGTCCACTCCGTGCTCCTGGTTCCGCTGTGGGCCCGCGGAATCCCCTTGGGCCTCGCGCAGTTCCTCCGCCACCAGGCCGCGGACCCCTTCGACGACGAAGATCTGCTCCTGGCCCAGGAGATCGCATCCAGAGCGGCCGTCTACATCGACAACGCCCGTCGCTACACCCACGAGCGTTCCACCGCGCTCACCCTCCAGCGCAGCTTGCTCCAGCATCAGATACCCGAACAGACGGCCGTCGAGACGGCCTGCCGCTATCTGCCCTGCGGATCCCGCGCGGGCGTGGGCGGCGACTGGTACGACGTGATACCGCTCTCCGGAGCCCGCGTCGCCCTCGTCGTGGGCGACGTGGTCGGCCGCGGCCTGCACGCCTCCGCCACCATGGGCCGACTACGGACGGCTGTCCGGGCTTTCGCGGACATCGACCTGATGCCCGACGACCTACTCACCCACCTCAATGACGTGGTCATCCGCCTACAGCGTGAGGAGGAACGGAATGCGGACGAGATCAGCGCCACCTGCCTCTACGCGGTGTACGACCCGGTCTCCCGCCTGTGTTCCCTCGCCAGCGCCGGGCACGTTCCGCCGGCCGTCGTCACTCCCCTGACCTCCGGCAGCCGAGTCGGCTCGGCCTCCCCTGCGGTCTACTTCCCGGAACTGCCGATCGGCCCGCCGCTGGGCCTGGGAGGCCTCCCCTTCGAAACAGCCCAGTTCGAACTGCCACAGGGCAGTCTCCTGGCCCTGTACACCGACGGCCTCATCGAAAGCCGCACTCGCGACGTGGACGCCGCCCTCGCGGTGTTGGCTGACATCCTCGCCCAGGCACCGGCCTCGCTGGAGGACACCTGCGACGAACTGCTCCACGCACTGCTGCCCACCCGACCCGCCGATGACGTCGCACTTCTCCTGGCGCGCACCCGAGCACTGGACGCCGACCACGTCGCCACCCTGGACCTCCCCTCCGATCCGGCCGTCGTCGCCGACGCGCGCAAATTCATATCCGACCTGCTGGCCGCCTGGAGGCTGGAAGACATGGCCTTCACCACGGAACTCATGGTCAGCGAACTGGTGACGAACGCCATCCGCTACGGCAAAGCCCCCATCAAGCTGCGGATGATCCTCCAGTCCACACTGACGTGCGAGGTCTCCGATGCCAGCAGCACCGCCCCGCACCTGCGCCGTGCCCAGGTCTTCGACGAGGGCGGTCGCGGCCTGCTCCTCGTCGCGGCGCTCGCCCACCACTGGGGCACGCGGCACAACCGCGAAGGAAAGGTCATCTGGGCCGAACAACTGCTCCCAGCCGGCGGGAACCTCGAACTGGGCCTGTGA
- the car gene encoding carboxylic acid reductase, giving the protein MSSASEVGSISEVGSIANDKQLYDMLPLESVSAAVRGCTDGLARAVALIMEGYAERPALGERAREAVTDPVTGRTSLRLLPRFTKITYAELWERAGAIAAEWRGDAGHPVRPGDFVAVCGFTSVDYATLDLACLRLGAVTVPLPVNAPVARLEPIVWETGPRVLAASMEALDTAVELVLSSPSKPRLVVFDHHPEVDEERERFEAARRRLAEAGLTAVDSLAAVTGRGRGLPKVPLCRPDTDEDPMRLLLYTSGSTGTPKSAIYTERMLHRFWAGLMPTPADTPSVGINYMPMNHVVGRVNLYSALSRGGVSYFTAQSDMSSLFEDMGLVRPTELLLVPRICDMLYQEYQSELVRRAPEFTVRVALDAAVKADLRERFVGGRVRTVVSASAPVSRELKRFMESCLELTLHDGYGSTESGIVVIDSRVQRPPVIDYKLVDVPELGYFTTDSPHPRGELLIKTESVTPGYYKRPETTAEVFDTDGFYRTGDIMAETGPDQLVYVDRRNNVLKLSQGEFVALSRLESVFVSGPVRQIYVYGNSERAYLLAVVVPSEEALARSASPDELKRSLSESLQHIARQAELEPYEIPRDFLVEPEPFTAENGLLSEIRKNLRPQLKDRYGDRLEDLYEELAGGREETLRSLREAGPGQPVFAAVRRGLVALLGCSEAELHEGARFTDLGIDSLSALSFSRLLRDVFEVEVPVGLLLSSGNDLRAVADHIEAERDSGARRPTFAAVHGADSTEARAADVTLERFIDAETLQEAGLLRRPTGRETPRTVLLTGANGYLGRFMCLDWLERLAGTGGKLVCIVRGRDAEDAGRRLGNAFTSGDTDLLSRYRELAASHLEVLAGDIGEERLGLDLDAWERLAEDVDLILHPAALVNHVLPYDQLFGPNVVGTAELIRLALTGRMKPFTYLSTTAVSTESDASLFDETTDIRTLSPVRALGDGYATGYSTSKWAGEVLLREAHDTYGLPVTVFRSDMILAHTHHTGQLNVPDMFTRLLFSILATGIAPASFYRTDDQGGPRRAHYDGLPVDFVAQAVDTLGARNTDGHRTYNVVNPHDDGISLDTFVDWLAQDGHTIRRVADYDEWFTTFETALRALPEQRRQQSVLPLLHAFAKPGEPAHGSAVPADSFTHAVREAGIGEKGAIPHLSPGLITKYASDLRALGLL; this is encoded by the coding sequence GTGTCTTCGGCATCTGAGGTTGGTTCGATATCTGAGGTTGGTTCGATCGCCAACGACAAGCAGCTGTACGACATGCTCCCGCTGGAGTCGGTCAGCGCGGCCGTACGCGGATGCACGGACGGTCTGGCGCGAGCCGTGGCCCTGATCATGGAGGGGTACGCCGAACGCCCGGCTCTCGGTGAGAGGGCCCGGGAAGCGGTGACCGACCCGGTGACCGGCCGGACCTCCCTGCGGCTGCTGCCGCGGTTCACGAAGATCACCTACGCCGAACTGTGGGAACGGGCAGGCGCGATCGCGGCCGAGTGGCGCGGGGACGCCGGTCACCCGGTCCGGCCGGGGGACTTCGTCGCGGTCTGCGGCTTCACGAGCGTCGACTACGCGACGCTGGACCTGGCCTGCCTGCGGCTGGGCGCGGTGACCGTGCCGTTGCCGGTGAACGCACCGGTCGCCCGGCTGGAGCCGATCGTCTGGGAGACCGGGCCGCGTGTCCTGGCGGCCAGTATGGAAGCCCTGGACACCGCGGTCGAGTTGGTGCTCTCCAGTCCCTCGAAGCCGCGGCTCGTGGTGTTCGACCACCACCCGGAGGTCGACGAGGAGCGGGAGAGGTTCGAAGCGGCGCGGCGGCGACTGGCCGAGGCGGGCCTCACTGCCGTCGACTCGCTGGCCGCGGTGACCGGCCGTGGCCGCGGCCTGCCGAAGGTGCCGCTGTGCCGGCCGGATACGGACGAGGACCCGATGCGGCTGCTGCTCTACACCTCCGGCAGCACCGGCACGCCGAAAAGCGCCATCTACACCGAGAGGATGCTCCACCGGTTCTGGGCGGGCCTGATGCCGACGCCCGCCGACACTCCCTCCGTCGGCATCAACTACATGCCGATGAACCATGTGGTCGGCCGGGTGAACCTGTACTCCGCGCTCAGCCGGGGCGGGGTCTCGTACTTCACCGCCCAGAGCGACATGTCCAGCCTGTTCGAGGACATGGGACTCGTCCGGCCGACCGAGCTTCTGCTGGTGCCGCGGATCTGCGACATGCTGTACCAGGAGTACCAAAGCGAACTGGTCCGCCGCGCCCCGGAGTTCACCGTACGCGTAGCTCTCGACGCGGCGGTGAAGGCGGACCTGCGGGAGCGGTTCGTGGGCGGCCGGGTGCGCACTGTCGTGAGCGCCAGCGCGCCCGTCTCCCGGGAGCTGAAGCGATTCATGGAGTCGTGTCTGGAGCTGACCCTGCACGACGGCTACGGGTCCACCGAGAGCGGCATCGTGGTGATCGACTCACGTGTGCAGCGGCCTCCCGTGATCGACTACAAGCTCGTCGACGTACCGGAACTCGGCTACTTCACCACCGACTCCCCGCACCCCCGGGGCGAGCTGCTGATCAAGACGGAGTCCGTCACGCCCGGGTACTACAAGCGGCCCGAGACGACAGCCGAGGTCTTCGACACGGACGGCTTCTACCGGACGGGCGACATCATGGCCGAGACCGGCCCGGACCAGCTCGTCTACGTCGACCGCCGCAACAACGTACTGAAGCTGTCCCAGGGCGAGTTCGTCGCTCTCTCCCGCCTGGAGAGCGTCTTCGTCAGCGGCCCGGTGCGGCAGATCTACGTCTACGGCAACAGCGAGCGCGCCTACCTGCTGGCCGTGGTCGTCCCCAGCGAGGAGGCGCTCGCCCGGTCCGCGAGCCCCGACGAGCTGAAGCGGTCGCTGAGCGAGTCACTCCAGCACATCGCCCGCCAGGCCGAACTGGAACCGTACGAGATCCCCCGTGACTTCCTGGTCGAGCCCGAACCGTTCACCGCGGAGAACGGCCTGCTGTCGGAGATCCGCAAGAACCTGCGGCCACAGCTCAAGGACCGTTACGGGGACCGCCTCGAAGACCTCTACGAGGAGTTGGCCGGCGGCCGTGAGGAGACGCTGCGCTCGCTGCGCGAGGCGGGACCCGGCCAGCCGGTGTTCGCGGCCGTCCGCCGCGGGCTCGTCGCGCTGCTGGGCTGCTCGGAGGCGGAACTGCACGAGGGCGCGCGCTTCACGGACCTGGGAATCGACTCGCTGTCAGCCCTGTCCTTCTCCCGGCTGCTGCGGGACGTCTTCGAGGTGGAGGTGCCGGTCGGGCTGCTGCTCAGCTCGGGCAACGACCTGAGGGCCGTCGCGGACCACATCGAGGCCGAGCGGGACTCGGGTGCGCGACGGCCGACCTTCGCCGCGGTGCACGGCGCCGACAGCACCGAGGCACGTGCCGCCGACGTCACGCTGGAGCGGTTCATCGACGCCGAGACGCTTCAAGAGGCCGGCCTGCTTCGGCGTCCGACCGGGCGGGAGACCCCGCGTACCGTGCTGCTGACCGGGGCCAACGGCTATCTGGGCCGGTTCATGTGCCTGGACTGGCTGGAACGGCTGGCCGGCACCGGCGGCAAGCTGGTCTGCATCGTACGGGGCCGTGACGCCGAAGACGCCGGGCGCCGCCTGGGGAACGCCTTCACCAGCGGCGACACGGACTTGTTGAGCCGCTACCGCGAACTGGCGGCGAGTCATCTGGAGGTGCTCGCGGGCGACATCGGCGAGGAACGGCTCGGCCTGGACCTGGACGCCTGGGAGCGGCTGGCGGAGGACGTCGACCTCATCCTCCACCCGGCAGCGCTGGTCAACCACGTCCTGCCGTACGACCAGCTGTTCGGCCCCAACGTCGTCGGCACCGCCGAGCTGATCCGCCTGGCCCTCACCGGGAGGATGAAGCCGTTCACCTACCTGTCGACCACCGCGGTGTCCACCGAGTCCGACGCGTCACTGTTCGACGAGACCACCGACATCCGCACCCTGAGCCCGGTGCGCGCGCTCGGCGACGGTTACGCCACCGGCTACTCGACCAGCAAGTGGGCGGGCGAGGTCCTGCTGCGCGAGGCCCATGACACCTACGGCCTGCCGGTGACGGTGTTCCGCTCGGACATGATCCTCGCCCACACCCACCACACGGGGCAGCTGAACGTGCCCGACATGTTCACCCGCCTGCTCTTCAGCATCCTGGCCACCGGCATCGCCCCGGCGTCCTTCTACCGCACCGACGACCAGGGCGGCCCGCGGCGAGCACACTACGACGGGCTGCCCGTCGACTTCGTCGCTCAGGCCGTCGACACCCTCGGCGCGCGCAACACGGACGGCCATCGCACGTACAACGTCGTCAACCCCCATGACGACGGGATCTCACTGGACACCTTCGTCGACTGGCTGGCGCAGGACGGCCACACGATCCGGCGCGTCGCGGACTACGACGAGTGGTTCACCACGTTCGAAACCGCCCTGCGGGCGCTACCGGAGCAGCGACGCCAGCAGTCCGTGCTGCCACTGCTGCACGCCTTCGCGAAGCCGGGCGAACCGGCGCACGGCTCGGCCGTCCCCGCCGACAGCTTCACGCACGCCGTCCGGGAGGCCGGGATCGGCGAGAAGGGGGCCATCCCGCACCTGTCCCCCGGCCTCATCACCAAGTACGCGAGCGACCTGCGCGCACTGGGCCTGCTCTGA
- a CDS encoding TetR/AcrR family transcriptional regulator — MPGNEKKRAPGAKGPGRPRDPSVEKAILRAAVNRFVSDGYSRMTIGDIAADAGVTRPTVYRRWANKHDLVVDALDFNFQEERERDPLGPLEELPPADALGRALRYAVPYAPPGRGMTVIGHVLTETEHNPGLLELVRRHAIGPRMQPLIDTLRRLREEGALRSDMDVLVVADMMTGSIYSSYLRTGDRDPGLADRVVAALWPVLADRC; from the coding sequence ATGCCCGGAAACGAAAAGAAGAGAGCCCCGGGGGCCAAGGGCCCCGGCAGACCGCGTGACCCGTCCGTGGAGAAGGCGATCCTACGAGCAGCCGTCAATCGGTTCGTGTCGGACGGCTACTCCCGTATGACGATCGGTGACATCGCCGCAGACGCGGGCGTCACCAGGCCCACCGTCTACCGGCGTTGGGCGAACAAGCACGATCTCGTCGTGGACGCTCTGGACTTCAACTTCCAGGAGGAGCGCGAGCGCGACCCGCTCGGTCCGCTGGAGGAACTCCCGCCCGCCGATGCGCTGGGGAGGGCCCTGCGGTACGCGGTTCCGTATGCGCCCCCGGGCCGGGGAATGACGGTGATAGGGCATGTCCTGACCGAGACCGAGCACAATCCCGGTCTCCTGGAACTGGTACGGCGCCACGCGATCGGCCCCCGGATGCAGCCCCTGATCGACACACTGCGGCGGCTGCGCGAGGAGGGCGCCCTGCGTTCGGACATGGACGTGCTCGTCGTCGCGGACATGATGACCGGCAGCATCTACTCGTCCTACCTGCGCACCGGAGACCGGGACCCAGGACTCGCGGACCGGGTCGTCGCGGCCTTGTGGCCCGTCCTCGCCGACCGCTGCTGA